TAAATTCGGAGAGGGTAACTCTTCTTTTGCGAGGGGGGAGGGCTGATGTTCTTCTTTTGATTTGTTGTTCTAGGTTAGGTTGTAGATTTCTTTTTCTGAGGGAATTTTCTAAGTCTTCTTCGAGGTAAATTTCTTCGGTTTCTATTTCTTTTTGCCCTAGTTTTTCGAGGGTTTCAGCTTTTAATAAAACTAGCATGGATGCCCATAGCATTACTTGTCCTGAGTGTGATAAGTCTTGATCTACAATGTCTATGGTGTTGCTTTCTTGGAGGTTTAATTCTGCTAAAAAACGGTCTATAATTTCTATTACTTGTACATCCCAAGGATTTATTTCTCCTTTTTGGGCTAAGTCGATGAGGGTGGCGATGGCTTCACTAGCAGGGCTATTTTTTTTCATGGATTAGCTATTTGTTTTTTATT
This portion of the Cyanobacterium stanieri LEGE 03274 genome encodes:
- a CDS encoding segregation/condensation protein A; amino-acid sequence: MKKNSPASEAIATLIDLAQKGEINPWDVQVIEIIDRFLAELNLQESNTIDIVDQDLSHSGQVMLWASMLVLLKAETLEKLGQKEIETEEIYLEEDLENSLRKRNLQPNLEQQIKRRTSALPPRKRRVTLSEFITQLQDIEKELQKATNLHGLNLNKKRKYTKKQALKTITELAHDENLTQLAQDLNLFLNENFSLISDKQKQIKLQQLVISWSQYQEKPKQDKVGVFWALLLLSSQSKVQLSQEDFYQDINIEILNQNLDD